A segment of the Cotesia glomerata isolate CgM1 linkage group LG2, MPM_Cglom_v2.3, whole genome shotgun sequence genome:
aaataataacaataaataattaatactataTGTACGCACTTAAATTTACCAACGCCATTTTGTGTAGCACGCATGAAGATACGTAAACATACAGATCAAACTTTCTAATTGTGTTTGTATATATGTTGTGTAagttttgacaatttttaaataatcccAGGCATAATTGAATATGATTGTTGGCTAGTAATAAATAGATACACATGCATCATCAATAAAAGTgcgttaaatataaattggtATATTATTTTTCGCGCCAATTCAACTGATGCACCTGGGGGTTACATCTGCTTATCAAAAGACAGCTGTCCAACTACTAATTAAtacactattattatcatatattaTACTTGTCAATTGACGAATCATTATTCAATACAAATAATGCAAGGTAATATCATTTTATTCACTATTATtaactgtatatttttaataatggttttatatttgttttaaatcagGTAATTGACGTTGCAGAACTCATCTACTGAAGGTGATAAACAACACCATCATCAGTACAAACGGTTGATATATGAAACCTGTGAATGTCATTTAAACGGAAAAATGTCAGGTGATTCAGGATGGAACGCTGTTATCCATCGTCCGTCGGAGCTCGAGCTCCAGAACTGGAATTGGGACGAAAACGATGGCGAACCGGAACGCGAATTACCATCTACCGTGGACATGGACGCCATAAAAGGTGGTGGTAGTTGGGTTCCTGCAACTGAACAAAATGATAGTGAGTCTGTTGATTCAGAGGAAGATTCTGATTCAGATGATGAAAGTTCTGGTGGTACCGATGGCAGCTGTTCATATTCTGACTCTGAATCGGATGATGAGAGTAGTGGTGGTGAATTTGATGATTCTGTCAGTAATTCAGATTGTTCTTCCGAGCATAGCGAACAAACATTCTCCATACGTGAAACAAATTTTGATCAGGGCggtcttaaattaaaaataagtatgaaagcacaaaaaaaagatattaatattgataataatgtcGTAATTCCtgataataaatctaaatgtgataataatagtaaagttactaaaaaaatattaacgcGTAAATCCAAAGCAACGTTGAAAACATCCGAATGTACTTCTGATGATTCTGATTCGTCGGCAGGCCCGATATCTACAGTGAATCAATCATCACTTCCAGTTACATCACAATTACAATCACAAAATCAATCATCACATTTAaatcaacaacaacaacaattacagcagcagcaacaacaacaacaattacagcagcagcaacaacaacaacaattacagcagcaacaacaacaacaattacAGCAGCaacaaaaacaacaacaacagcagcaacaAAAACAACAGCAGCtgcaacaacaacaaaaaccacaacaacaacaaccaccacaacaacaacaacaacaacaacaacacccaaaacaacaacaacaacagcagcagcagaaTCAACACCCATCATCgtcgtcatcatcatcatcatcttcctcgtcatcatcatcatcatcatcatcaccatcatcaCAACTTCCTctacaaaaaattgatcaagaACATTTATCAGCAATTATTCCTGATCAGGAGGATACACCATTTGATGGTTTCGATGACTCAGAAAGTGGTCGGTTAGTATCAAAAGCTATTGAACGCATGTCATTGAGTGCTGATTCAGATTCTAGTGAGAATACCGATCAAAATCCAGTGCCTGTTTATAGTTCAACGTTATTACAACAGTTTGTTGAAAAAACAGCTTTATTATCAGAACCGCGAAAGAGACGTAGTAAAGTTGGTAAAAAAACAGCCGATTCTGAATACGCATGCACAGCTAATGTGTCACCAGACTCTGGTATACAATCCGTTAATAATAGTCCACTGCATTTAACAACAACTCCAGCTAGTCCGCCTGTTCGTTCACAATCACCAGTACAATCAACATCGGCACCAGCGTCagcaccaccaccaccacctcCACCAAAACCGGCAGTTAATGTTGATCGAGTATTATATCCACCAAAAAGAAAACCTGGTAGACCTGCTAAAATGGTGTCAACACAACCACGTGGTCCTGGCAGGCCACGTTTGAAGCCGGAtgttgttgaaaaaatcactAAAATTGAACGAAATTCAAGTCCTATTGTCAGTACTAACAAACGGGATACTAGTACTAGCAAACGTGGTAAACAATTGACAAAAAGTACTAACAAATTAACGGTGCAACaagaaaataaagaagaattGCCGAGGAATCAaaggttaaaaaataaaaaaacaattgttaatAACGGTGAAACCTCGGTGTCTACTAGTACTAATACTTGtactaatagtaataataaaaataaaccttGTTCgactgataataaaaataattcacatgATGATAATAAGTGCctgaataataaatctaatgctagtaataaaaaagtaactaATAAGGATAAGGATACATTAAAAACATGCGAAAAAGTGTACAAAAAATTACGGCATGATAAATCTGCtgaatcaaataaaagtaCTTCACCATTGAGACAAAAAATCAGCAATGATCATACTTTTAGTGATGATAAaagtattaataatagtagtaacaCTGCTACGAAAAAAGGTTCAAAGGAAAATAGGATTTCTGAATGTTGCTCTTCACCATCggcaaataaaaaacaaactgTATCCAAGAAAACAATAACCGCATCATCAACATCTGCACTTTCAGCTCCAAAACGTGTtcataaagaaaataaaacttgtaaaaaaatatctgaaaCGAGTGGTGTTGGCGTGCAAACAGTAATATCTGTTCCTATTGATATGAAAGCTgagaatattgaaataaaaacagACAAGCGTGATAAATCTATACAATCATCAAATCATcgttttaaaaacaataacggcaacaacaaaaataacaacaataatgcTAATTCTCATCATCAccatcaccatcatcatcatcaccatcatAAGCACAAACGACGGGTTGTTGTACCACCGAAAAAACCATTACGTGTTGATCCGCTGATTGTCGAAGAGTTGGAAAAACTTATTGATGATTTTGCAAAATCATGCAGTCTTGGTAAAAGTATTACCATTTCAAGTACTGAATTGCCACAAATATTTcgcgttaaaaaaattactaagaaACGAAAAGGTGATTCGAGTACTAATGATGaacaaaaatcattgaaaagaCGACTAAAAAAAGACAAAGTTTCTAGCAGTGGTAGCAGTGGAGATTCAAAGAGCAGTAATCAAAATTCGAATACCCCGTCAAATCCTAATGAACAGAGATTGCCATTGAAAAAACGGCATTACCATTTATCGAGCCCACACAGTTCACAGAGTTCAAATGCCAGCTCGACTGATACCAATCCAAATGAATCAAATTCAATGGAAAGCCATATTGAAGAAGCTATTGAAGCAACTATTGAAAGGTACAGTGGTAGTCCATCATCATCACTGTCTAGCAATTTACATCatcaaaaagaaaaagataTTGCTTCTCAAACACTAAAAAAACGTTTACGTGATGGTATTGACAGTACCGTTGTTGCCGAAACAGCTAGCGAAAGTTCAGACACCGAAGACAAACCTTTAAATCGTTCAGAACATCAACCGCCACGtcgtaagaaaaaaatagtacGCGATTTACGTGTTACTGTCACTAAGTTAATTACATCGGACAACAATCTCACAGCAAATAATGGAGACAAAGTTGACAATAAAGCGACCAATgaaaagattaataataaaaatagtacaGATAAAAGTACAAACAAGGTGGATAAAGTTATTGATAAGCAGTTAAAGACAGTTGACAAAAGTAATGAACAACAGCAGCAGTctgaaaaaaatgacaaaaatgaacagcaaaaaaaattatcttccgATAAAAATGACAAGATTAATTTAGCTATTAAAGATACAGATGGTAAAATAAACGTTATAGATCGTAaagatagtaataaaaaagagTTATTGAACGTACCAAATCCAGTTAATCCGATGGCAGCATTAATActtactaagaaaaaaatacggCGAAGAAAAGCTATTAATCGAACTGGTTTTCCAACACtcaagaaaaagaagaaaaagaaaatcgCTGTAGttattgatgatgatgataataaaaatgatgatgtTAATCATGaggataataatgataatgataaagaCAAATTAACGCTAGTGCCTCGTGTTGACATAACAATAAcagatttagaaaaaatatctaaagtTGAAGAAAAATCCGTACTATCAGAGAGCGATGTTAACACCGTACTACCTATTGTAgatgaaactaaaaatcaagatagtgataataataacgagGAAGATGATGATTGTGGTATTATTGACGATgaagatgataatgatgatgatgacggTAAAATGGATACGAATGACTTCAAAGATTTTCCTGAACTATCTTGTCACAGTTATTCTGATGAAATGATGGACACTTGCCATGGATCCGGATTGAGAGTACGAAGAGACTTAGTTGAATGTGATGGTAGTAAACCATGTGACAAATCCTGCCCAGTCAAGTATGAAAGAATTCAAGATTCGAGAATTTATGATGAAAATGCGACACTTGAAGAGTCATTGGAACGTTACAATCAGAGTCAGCGCATAGCTGAATTAAACGaggaaaatttaaagaaacttGAACGTACAAATTCCCATTCAAGTGGGTcatctaaaataattgattcaCCAAGTTATCTTAATAACAATCACAAACGTAGAAGAGGTTCAACTAGTCCGTGTAATTTAACACTAAGAAGTATTAAGAGGCTTAAAAATAATGCTGCTGGTTATGATACTGAGAGTGACGCATTACCAAGCAGCGATGTTGCGAGTGATGGACCAGAAGTCGGTAGTAAACAACAGGGTTCATTGCATTTACGTAAGAAACAGCCGAGATGGAAGAAA
Coding sequences within it:
- the LOC123259668 gene encoding uncharacterized protein LOC123259668, whose product is MSGDSGWNAVIHRPSELELQNWNWDENDGEPERELPSTVDMDAIKGGGSWVPATEQNDSESVDSEEDSDSDDESSGGTDGSCSYSDSESDDESSGGEFDDSVSNSDCSSEHSEQTFSIRETNFDQGGLKLKISMKAQKKDINIDNNVVIPDNKSKCDNNSKVTKKILTRKSKATLKTSECTSDDSDSSAGPISTVNQSSLPVTSQLQSQNQSSHLNQQQQQLQQQQQQQQLQQQQPLQKIDQEHLSAIIPDQEDTPFDGFDDSESGRLVSKAIERMSLSADSDSSENTDQNPVPVYSSTLLQQFVEKTALLSEPRKRRSKVGKKTADSEYACTANVSPDSGIQSVNNSPLHLTTTPASPPVRSQSPVQSTSAPASAPPPPPPPKPAVNVDRVLYPPKRKPGRPAKMVSTQPRGPGRPRLKPDVVEKITKIERNSSPIVSTNKRDTSTSKRGKQLTKSTNKLTVQQENKEELPRNQRLKNKKTIVNNGETSVSTSTNTCTNSNNKNKPCSTDNKNNSHDDNKCLNNKSNASNKKVTNKDKDTLKTCEKVYKKLRHDKSAESNKSTSPLRQKISNDHTFSDDKSINNSSNTATKKGSKENRISECCSSPSANKKQTVSKKTITASSTSALSAPKRVHKENKTCKKISETSGVGVQTVISVPIDMKAENIEIKTDKRDKSIQSSNHRFKNNNGNNKNNNNNANSHHHHHHHHHHHHKHKRRVVVPPKKPLRVDPLIVEELEKLIDDFAKSCSLGKSITISSTELPQIFRVKKITKKRKGDSSTNDEQKSLKRRLKKDKVSSSGSSGDSKSSNQNSNTPSNPNEQRLPLKKRHYHLSSPHSSQSSNASSTDTNPNESNSMESHIEEAIEATIERYSGSPSSSLSSNLHHQKEKDIASQTLKKRLRDGIDSTVVAETASESSDTEDKPLNRSEHQPPRRKKKIVRDLRVTVTKLITSDNNLTANNGDKVDNKATNEKINNKNSTDKSTNKVDKVIDKQLKTVDKSNEQQQQSEKNDKNEQQKKLSSDKNDKINLAIKDTDGKINVIDRKDSNKKELLNVPNPVNPMAALILTKKKIRRRKAINRTGFPTLKKKKKKKIAVVIDDDDNKNDDVNHEDNNDNDKDKLTLVPRVDITITDLEKISKVEEKSVLSESDVNTVLPIVDETKNQDSDNNNEEDDDCGIIDDEDDNDDDDGKMDTNDFKDFPELSCHSYSDEMMDTCHGSGLRVRRDLVECDGSKPCDKSCPVKYERIQDSRIYDENATLEESLERYNQSQRIAELNEENLKKLERTNSHSSGSSKIIDSPSYLNNNHKRRRGSTSPCNLTLRSIKRLKNNAAGYDTESDALPSSDVASDGPEVGSKQQGSLHLRKKQPRWKKRYLPAGLFSDYYKEDEPRKVTNADGAGKNKLSYDPAEHPHGLLPPPYHCGKFLRQRKIPFQLPYDLWWLHTHSRLPGRDLVPSWNYRKIRTNIYYDVKPTTLYEPQACECKTDSGCGDDCINRMVFSECSSQMCPCGDGCGNQKIQRHEWTPGLQRFMTENKGWGVRTKDSIKTGCFILEYVGEVVSEREFKSRMATRYANDTHHYCLHLDGGLVIDGHRMGGDGRFVNHSCEPNCEMQKWSVNGLPRMALFASRDIESGEELTYDYNFALFNPSEGQICRCGSSACRGVIGGKSQRIARPLATPALPSVENTERRSVGRPRKNVRKSNQVQATLKGLCKTRKVGDSSLINTPMVKPMSQQQRYFAQQHHCFLLRNLEKVKRMKTPVAQQVNTQAKSKDNKVVPAAKEKITTESKSQSEAAFFTQLTALTNNASRTVRTRRLAQAQDDPEVNKTAKLAKVLKDLYNVISTANDENSLLLCMPFITLPPKRKLPDYYEKIQDPIDLTIIDQGISTGHYKTAEQFDQDIIKLFDNNVKYFGRTSEVGIAAARLRKIYLGSKTNFIEAITEATGSPPAQCFLPPRGSTAGEEDVIRCICGLHRDEGLMIQCERCLVWQHCDCVKADTTAESYLCERCQPRPVDYEIPLEGEEEEKGKKHYVTLMRGELQLRQGDTVYVLRDTPEKHTYKTLEKFDYEQMDIFRIERLWKNDQGERFVFGHHYLRPHETYHEPTRKFYENEVVCAPLYEAVPCDLVAERCWVLDPHTYCKGRPVGATPEHTYVCEYRVDRAARLFTKVARARHQVCTKPYAFETFPQRIKHYRTYLPHSLESIQAIKAMREKKKSAAHMDNDHNHKTEIDAKVNGKEQLKSVGKNRNKSCDDQTTTRLTVSPAQREEQRKRLNRILKNLLQRMPNKKDPLDLSFLLERNRRNRKRPSGCKQ